The sequence GTTGTCATTCTTGGATGAACGATAATATCATCTTCATAGAATGTGTCCGTTGTACCTACATAGGTCTTTCCGTCACGCGGAATCGCAAATACCATCCGTCCATCTTTTTCTGTATCAAAATAGACGGCTTGCTTTAATGGGAATCGGTCACCATCAATGACTAAATGGACACCTTTTGTTAGATGAAGGTATTTCCCTTTTTTAGACTGGTCCTTTTCACGTAAGGTATCAACCCATGGTCCTGCTGCATTCACAATCTTTTTTGCATAAATCGTATACGTTTTTCCTGTTAGCTGATCAGTGACATTTACGCCAACAACTTTTGCGTTCTCATAGATAAAGTCATCAGCTTTTGCATAGTTAACAGCTGTCGCCCCACGTTGTACAGCTTCCTTCATGACTTCAAGTGTTAGTCTCGCATCATCGGTACGGTATTCTACGTAAATACCGCCACCTTTTAATTTATCTTTACGAATTAATGGTTCTTTTTCTAATGTCGCTGCTTTGTTTAGCATCTTACGTCGTTCATCTTTTTTTACACCAGCTAAAAAGTCATAGACTTTTAAGCCAACAGAGGTTGCTGTTTTCCCAAATGTTCCGCCTTGAATCATTGGTAGTAACATCCACTCAGGTGTCGTCACATGTGGGGCATTCTCATATACAATCGCTCGTTCTTTCCCAACTTCAGCGACTAGCTTGATTTCGAATTGTTTCAAATAACGCAAACCACCATGCACAAGCTTCGTTGAACGACTTGAAGTTCCAGCAGCAAAATCTTGCATCTCAATTAAACCTGTATTTAACCCACGCACTTGCGCATCAAGAGCAATTCCTGCTCCTGTAATTCCTCCACCAATCACAAGGATATCAAGCGTTTGTTTACTCATTTTTTCTAAATAGTGAGAACGATCTAAACTTGAAAATGTAGTAGTCATCTCTTACACCCTTTCAGTATATTGGTTAATGAGAGCAAAAAAAGACCACAACAGCTCTACAATTATATATACATATAATATGTAGAGTGTTGTGGTCTCTCCTAATCTCCGACCAATCATTTATTAACTTATCTTTATTATAACGAAATTATCTTGTTTTGAAAAGAGCTTCACTGCTTCTTTTTTACAAACTATTACTTATACTGCATCGTCGCTGCAACAGCATTTTTCCAGCCTTCATATAAGCTCTCACGTTGCTCTTGGTCCATACCAACCTCAAATTGTCGTTCAACCTTCCACTGCTTGGCGAGTTGATCTTTACTATCCCAAAACCCTACCGCTAAGCCCGCTAAATAAGCAGCCCCGAGCGCCGTTGTTTCATTAATAGTTGGGCGTTCAACCGGAACATCGAGCATATCACTCTGAAATTGCATTAAAAACTCGTTAGCTACAGCACCACCATCAACACGAAGCTTTTTCAATGAAATTCCCGCATCTGCCTCCATTGCTTTGACAACGTCTTTTGTTTGATAAGCAAGCGATTCTAACGTTGCTCGGATAAAATGTTCCTTCTCCGTCCCCCTTGTTATCCCAAAAATGGCCCCTCGGGCTTCACTATCCCAATACGGTGTACCAAGTCCGACAAATGCAGGGACAACATAAACCCCGTCCGTTGATTCTACTCTTGTCGCATACTCCTCCGAGTCCGCTGCAGATTTAATCATCCGTAAGCCATCACGTAACCATTGAA comes from Desertibacillus haloalkaliphilus and encodes:
- a CDS encoding glycerol-3-phosphate dehydrogenase/oxidase; amino-acid sequence: MTTTFSSLDRSHYLEKMSKQTLDILVIGGGITGAGIALDAQVRGLNTGLIEMQDFAAGTSSRSTKLVHGGLRYLKQFEIKLVAEVGKERAIVYENAPHVTTPEWMLLPMIQGGTFGKTATSVGLKVYDFLAGVKKDERRKMLNKAATLEKEPLIRKDKLKGGGIYVEYRTDDARLTLEVMKEAVQRGATAVNYAKADDFIYENAKVVGVNVTDQLTGKTYTIYAKKIVNAAGPWVDTLREKDQSKKGKYLHLTKGVHLVIDGDRFPLKQAVYFDTEKDGRMVFAIPRDGKTYVGTTDTFYEDDIIVHPRMTTADRDYIINAVNYMFPSVKLTTKDIESSWSGLRPLIHEEGKSASEISRKDEIFFSESGLISIAGGKLTGYRKMAERIVDIVAKDLGNKQPCTTDQVRLSGGDVGGSRQFDRFVKEKTEEGMNLGFSESEARKLTKLYGSNVTNVYKIVKEQKQKAKENHLPIDVYAGLVYGIEEEMVSSPVDFFNRRTGAVLFNIDWVQKWKQPVLDYMKKRFSWTEEETLLHKNKLEQDLHYATTPIEEDVIEDKKVI